A window of the Pogona vitticeps strain Pit_001003342236 chromosome 4, PviZW2.1, whole genome shotgun sequence genome harbors these coding sequences:
- the STX6 gene encoding syntaxin-6 isoform X2, whose product MSMEDPFFVVKGEVQKAVNTAQGLFQRWTELLQDPSTATREEIDWTTNELRNNLRSIEWDLEDLDETISIVEANPRKFNLDATELGVRKAFITSTRQVVRDMKDQMSNTSVQALTERKNRQVLLGESGSQSWSSGTDKYGRLDREMQSVNSHFIEEQQAQQQLIIEQQDEQLELVSGSIGVLKNMSQRIGGELDEQAVMLDDFAHEMDNTQSRLDNVMKKLAKVSHMTSDRRQWCAIIVLFVILLVVLILFFVL is encoded by the exons ATGTCCATGGAGGACCCCTTCTTTGTGGTGAAAGG GGAAGTTCAGAAGGCAGTGAACACTGCCCAGGGGCTGTTCCAGAGATGGACAGAGCTTCTGCAAGATCCTTCTACAGCTACGAGAGAAGAAATTGACTGGACCACGAATGAGCTAAGGAACAACTTAAGGAGCATTGAGTGGGATCTTGAAGACTTAGATGAAACTATTA GCATTGTTGAAGCAAATCCTCGAAAATTCAACCTTGATGCAACAGAACTGGGTGTAAGAAAAGCCTTCATCACGAGTACACGGCAGGTGGTCAGG GATATGAAGGATCAGATGTCAAATACTTCTGTTCAAGCACTGACTGAAAGGAAGAATAGGCAG GTACTTCTGGGAGAAAGTGGAAGTCAAAGCTGGAGTTCTGGAACTGATAAGTATGGCCGTTTGGATCGAGAAATGCAGTCTGTGAACTCACACTTCATTGAGGAGCAGCAGGCACAACAGCAG TTAATCATTGAGCAGCAGGATGAACAGTTGGAACTGGTCTCTGGTAGCATTGGGGTGTTAAAGAACATGTCCCAGCGCATTGGAGGGGAGCTGGATGAACAGGCAGT TATGTTAGATGACTTCGCTCATGAGATGGATAACACCCAGTCGCGGCTAGATAATGTGATGAAGAAGCTTGCAAAAGTATCTCATATGACCAGTG ATCGCCGGCAGTGGTGTGCAATAATTGTTCTTTTTGTTATCCTCCTGGTGGTGCTTATCCTGTTTTTTGTGCTGTGA
- the STX6 gene encoding syntaxin-6 isoform X1, which yields MSMEDPFFVVKGEVQKAVNTAQGLFQRWTELLQDPSTATREEIDWTTNELRNNLRSIEWDLEDLDETISIVEANPRKFNLDATELGVRKAFITSTRQVVRDMKDQMSNTSVQALTERKNRQVLLGESGSQSWSSGTDKYGRLDREMQSVNSHFIEEQQAQQQLIIEQQDEQLELVSGSIGVLKNMSQRIGGELDEQAVMLDDFAHEMDNTQSRLDNVMKKLAKVSHMTSDRREQQLPSGQGLISQENRENDHTFL from the exons ATGTCCATGGAGGACCCCTTCTTTGTGGTGAAAGG GGAAGTTCAGAAGGCAGTGAACACTGCCCAGGGGCTGTTCCAGAGATGGACAGAGCTTCTGCAAGATCCTTCTACAGCTACGAGAGAAGAAATTGACTGGACCACGAATGAGCTAAGGAACAACTTAAGGAGCATTGAGTGGGATCTTGAAGACTTAGATGAAACTATTA GCATTGTTGAAGCAAATCCTCGAAAATTCAACCTTGATGCAACAGAACTGGGTGTAAGAAAAGCCTTCATCACGAGTACACGGCAGGTGGTCAGG GATATGAAGGATCAGATGTCAAATACTTCTGTTCAAGCACTGACTGAAAGGAAGAATAGGCAG GTACTTCTGGGAGAAAGTGGAAGTCAAAGCTGGAGTTCTGGAACTGATAAGTATGGCCGTTTGGATCGAGAAATGCAGTCTGTGAACTCACACTTCATTGAGGAGCAGCAGGCACAACAGCAG TTAATCATTGAGCAGCAGGATGAACAGTTGGAACTGGTCTCTGGTAGCATTGGGGTGTTAAAGAACATGTCCCAGCGCATTGGAGGGGAGCTGGATGAACAGGCAGT TATGTTAGATGACTTCGCTCATGAGATGGATAACACCCAGTCGCGGCTAGATAATGTGATGAAGAAGCTTGCAAAAGTATCTCATATGACCAGTG ACAGACGAGAGCAACAGTTACCATCTGGGCAGGGCTTAATATCCCAAGAGAATAGAGAGAATGACCATACTTTCCTATGA